A DNA window from Drosophila biarmipes strain raj3 chromosome 2R, RU_DBia_V1.1, whole genome shotgun sequence contains the following coding sequences:
- the LOC108026729 gene encoding uncharacterized protein LOC108026729, giving the protein MSDDLSCPSCDRKPMIRKTYLAISRMKKLKMDFCALCCGRRYCGVGIYKTVFKCRSCGWKGNPYYSDLDA; this is encoded by the exons ATGTCGGACGATTTGAGCTGCCCCAGCTGCGATAGGAAACCCATGATCAGAAAAACATACTTGGCTATATCTCGAATGAAAAAGTTGAAGATGGATTTCTG CGCCTTATGTTGCGGCCGGCGATACTGTGGGGTTGGAATCTATAAGACTGTTTTCAAATGTCGCTCGTGTGGCTGGAAGGGCAATCCTTACTATTCAGACTTAGATGCGTAA
- the LOC108026581 gene encoding lipopolysaccharide-induced tumor necrosis factor-alpha factor isoform X1 has product MESQRPPSYNPQLAQAVLNQPQAAQPLVIQAPFNVLGKHPSMATCPNCGVRRQTVVDYEPSNKTHLIALFICCLGGVCCWCIPYCNDSCQSANHKCKACGAYVGTFKN; this is encoded by the exons ATGGAGAGCCAGAGGCCGCCGAGCTATAACCCCCAGCTAGCTCAAGCCGTTTTAAATCAGCCACAAGCAGCCCAACCGCTAGTTATACAgg caCCCTTCAATGTTCTGGGGAAACATCCATCTATGGCCACGTGCCCGAACTGCGGAGTCCGCAGGCAAACTGTGGTCGATTATGAGCCGAGTAACAAGACTCATCTGATAGCGCTTTTCATCTGCTGCCTGGG GGGCGTGTGCTGCTGGTGCATTCCGTACTGCAACGACTCCTGCCAGTCGGCCAATCACAAGTGCAAGGCCTGTGGAGCCTACGTGGGAACATTCAAGAACTAG
- the LOC108026581 gene encoding lipopolysaccharide-induced tumor necrosis factor-alpha factor homolog isoform X2, with product MATCPNCGVRRQTVVDYEPSNKTHLIALFICCLGGVCCWCIPYCNDSCQSANHKCKACGAYVGTFKN from the exons ATGGCCACGTGCCCGAACTGCGGAGTCCGCAGGCAAACTGTGGTCGATTATGAGCCGAGTAACAAGACTCATCTGATAGCGCTTTTCATCTGCTGCCTGGG GGGCGTGTGCTGCTGGTGCATTCCGTACTGCAACGACTCCTGCCAGTCGGCCAATCACAAGTGCAAGGCCTGTGGAGCCTACGTGGGAACATTCAAGAACTAG
- the LOC108026946 gene encoding lipopolysaccharide-induced tumor necrosis factor-alpha factor homolog, translating into MQYNQQQPGYPHQTPPPSYEQVVHVQAPVRVVHTTAPPPVVIIQHQAVLPVGPDPSFITCPHCHVQKLTRVEYSPSVKTHVMAAILCIVGLWCCACLPYCATSCMNANHFCGNCNKFVGVYNGDL; encoded by the exons ATGCAGTACAACCAACAGCAGCCGGGGTATCCGCACCAGACGCCTCCTCCGAGCTACGAGCAAGTGGTCCATGTGCAGGCGCCAGTTCGGGTGGTTCACACAACAGCACCTCCGCCCGTGGTGATCATACAAC ATCAAGCCGTGCTACCCGTGGGTCCCGACCCCAGTTTCATCACCTGCCCGCACTGTCACGTCCAGAAACTGACCCGCGTCGAGTACTCGCCCAGTGTGAAAACGCACGTCATGGCCGCCATTCTCTGCATAGTTGG CCTCTGGTGCTGCGCCTGTCTTCCGTACTGCGCCACCAGCTGCATGAATGCAAATCACTTCTGCGGCAATTGCAACAAGTTCGTCGGCGTCTACAACGGCGATTTGTAA
- the LOC108026945 gene encoding lipopolysaccharide-induced tumor necrosis factor-alpha factor homolog, which yields MEPVYPAAPLEAPKGSEAAVQQAAAEHQQLLPPAPPSYDQATSIPAETSGPAPDRPSSAVPTTTTQHTVVVVPTSPYGPEPMDVQCPHCHNYARTRVSYRPNSRTHLIALILCLFQLYCCVCLPYCISSCMNTNHYCGMCDRYLGTYDRK from the exons ATGGAGCCCGTCTATCCAGCCGCACCCTTGGAGGCGCCCAAGGGATCCGAAGCCGCAGTGCAGCAGGCGGCCGCGGAGCACCAGCAGCTCCTGCCTCCGGCGCCACCGAGCTACGACCAGGCCACCTCCATTCCGGCAGAGACCTCGGGACCGGCTCCCGACAGACCATCGTCGGCGGtgcccaccaccaccacccagcACACGGTCGTGGTGGTGCCCACTTCGCCCTACGGCCCGGAACCCATGGATGTGCAGTGCCCGCATTGCCACAACTACGCCCGCACTCGGGTCTCGTACCGCCCCAACTCGCGCACCCATCTGATAGCCCTGATACTGTGTCTGTTCCA GTTGTACTGCTGTGTGTGCCTGCCGTATTGCATTTCCAGCTGCATGAACACGAATCACTACTGTGGCATGTGCGATCGTTACTTGGGCACCTACGATCGCAAATGA
- the LOC108026546 gene encoding lipopolysaccharide-induced tumor necrosis factor-alpha factor homolog, whose translation MDQKRAMLYPQVDFNTPSAPSPTPTRELGNPMGLPVEAPPSYDVAVSVPVVPVISAPAIAPAPAPVVVVEQPAPQPPTVVPIDTLHLGPNRSRVLCPACGANKTTRMTHTANSRTHMVAGLLCLVGFCCCACFVPYCMNSCRTGNHYCRKCNTFLGAYNPKGINS comes from the exons ATGGATCAGAAGCGCGCCATGCTGTATCCGCAGGTGGATTTCAACACCCCGAGCGCCCCTTCGCCGACGCCAACGAGGGAGTTGGGCAACCCCATGGGCCTGCCCGTGGAGGCTCCTCCGTCCTACGATGTGGCCGTGTCTGTGCCTGTGGTTCCAGTGATTTCCGCACCAGCAATTGCCCCAGCACCAGCGCCAGTGGTTGTTGTCGAGCAGCCAGCACCACAGCCGCCTACAGTGGTGCCCATTG ATACTCTGCACTTGGGTCCGAATCGAAGTAGGGTTCTTTGCCCCGCCTGTGGGGCCAACAAAACCACCAGGATGACACACACCGCTAACTCCAGGACCCATATGGTAGCAGGTCTACTCTGCCTAGTAGG attttGCTGCTGTGCCTGTTTCGTCCCCTATTGCATGAATAGTTGCCGCACAGGAAATCACTATTGTCGCAAATGTAACACCTTCCTAGGAGCTTACAATCCAAAAGGGATAAACTCATGA
- the LOC108026905 gene encoding RING1 and YY1-binding protein A: MDKKSSPVRRQKRQAKVIEENFWDCSVCTYRNSAEAFKCRMCDVRKGTSTRKPRLNSALVAQQAATLPGASANMPNGKSASGSRHGSGHDRQRHKRYPARLKNVDRSTAQTREVTVNSVTVFITEYKAKPVSSRRESSEQSFSESNDSRS; the protein is encoded by the exons ATGGACAAGAAATCCTCGCCGGTGCGACGACAAAAGCGGCAGGCGAAGGTGATCGAGGAGAACTTCTGGGACTGCAGCGTCTGCACATATAGAAACTCGGCGGAGGCCTTCAAGTGTCGCATGTGCGACGTGCGGAAAG GAACATCCACGCGCAAGCCGCGCCTGAACTCAGCGCTAGTCGCCCAGCAGGCCGCCACTTTGCCGGGCGCCAGCGCCAATATGCCCAACGGGAAGTCCGCCTCCGGGTCGCGGCATGGTAGCGGACACGACCGGCAGCGGCACAAGCGCTACCCGGCCCGGTTGAAGAACGTGGACCGATCTACGGCGCAGACGCGCGAGGTGACGGTCAACTCGGTGACCGTGTTCATCACAGAGTACAAGGCCAAGCCGGTGAGCAGCCGGCGCGAGTCCAGCGAGCAGAGCTTCAGCGAGAGCAACGACAGCCGGAGTTAG